From a single Sphingobium lignivorans genomic region:
- a CDS encoding DEAD/DEAH box helicase, whose amino-acid sequence MARINVGSEEVQRLVRELVVPLYLDTGGVAAVAKLLNDVLAGDGQPIHQNRLHAVLSDMFSRGLNEQSFDTLRLAAERLGPRSRAQRAADQQRLAEAGHRIMSASGGAPVDLALAAERLSLPPAVVRLSLEAVGQKAAPTPEEEPPPSTGPDWSYQDKALADCLDAFRRRPAGNIGLVLPTGAGKTRTAFRIILEMLARAQSKDSKAIWVTHRKSLHAQANRELDKLLTESPSSLPSGALDLAGRVEFVMLAEALDRINAGEPPALVVIDEAHHAAAPTYQPIFEAPHPFPVLLLTATPNRPDLLPIGIDEVAFTITYRELAERGAIITPTFESFAVEDFSFSDDTINDLVDRLVADSADRFKKTLVLVTRREQMRLLHERLAVAIDADPRHPLRSTDVGFIDGTGNSLSLDNEDFLAVFAAKPRAILISAQMLLEGYDDPRIDAVVITYKTESVIKLMQAAGRCVRYAPGKTEAWVVQADNPTLAYRFDQRWLYQEIDDRLLPELRDCDFADKGELLTLGAELLAAHHVEARARADAMDTLAASDPAHPPRLMFYGLPYFGAPEDFEQNAAWGVFVETSENSAVFRAVYNRFSQMGAERSDPSEFLDVVGPSLGMPQGDQRFRRQMMGVLTAAYFAHEELTRAPGAAQGSRGYKPNHSTTWLRYVTLRYRPALPLALSNFLADCHNRGEVERSYVVDPERYAMAIKTSLPFGGSEAVLLTADVTAELIDWLEQIRAALRLVEPSEQLAQFSMMAARLVQPRLPLTHLARADRLLSDDGRAQFSLDLTPNTKEPRP is encoded by the coding sequence ATGGCAAGGATCAACGTCGGTAGCGAGGAGGTGCAGCGGCTCGTTCGAGAGCTGGTGGTGCCGCTGTATCTGGACACGGGCGGCGTCGCGGCGGTTGCCAAGCTGCTCAACGACGTGCTCGCCGGAGACGGGCAGCCGATCCATCAGAACCGGCTGCACGCGGTTCTCTCAGACATGTTCTCGCGCGGGCTCAATGAACAAAGCTTCGACACGCTGCGCCTGGCTGCCGAACGGCTTGGTCCGCGATCGAGAGCGCAGCGGGCGGCCGACCAGCAACGCCTGGCCGAGGCCGGGCATCGCATCATGTCAGCCAGCGGCGGCGCGCCTGTCGACCTGGCGCTGGCGGCAGAGCGGCTCTCGCTGCCGCCAGCGGTGGTCCGCCTGTCTCTTGAAGCTGTAGGTCAAAAAGCCGCCCCGACGCCCGAGGAAGAGCCGCCCCCATCCACCGGCCCCGACTGGAGCTATCAGGACAAGGCGCTGGCCGATTGCCTCGACGCCTTCAGGCGTCGTCCGGCGGGCAACATCGGCCTCGTTCTGCCGACAGGCGCGGGCAAGACGCGAACGGCCTTCCGCATCATCTTGGAGATGCTCGCGCGCGCCCAGTCGAAGGACTCGAAGGCAATCTGGGTGACGCATCGCAAGTCGCTTCATGCGCAAGCGAACCGCGAGCTCGACAAGTTGCTGACCGAAAGCCCCAGTTCGCTTCCCAGCGGAGCGCTGGACCTTGCCGGTCGCGTTGAATTCGTGATGCTGGCGGAGGCGCTTGACAGGATCAATGCCGGTGAGCCGCCGGCTCTCGTCGTGATCGACGAAGCGCACCATGCGGCTGCGCCCACCTATCAGCCGATCTTCGAGGCGCCGCACCCATTCCCGGTCTTGCTGCTAACGGCGACGCCGAACCGACCGGATCTGCTTCCGATCGGCATCGATGAGGTGGCCTTCACCATCACCTATCGAGAATTGGCTGAGCGGGGCGCGATCATCACGCCGACGTTCGAGTCGTTCGCGGTGGAGGATTTCTCCTTCTCCGACGACACGATCAACGATCTGGTCGATCGTCTCGTTGCCGACAGTGCCGACCGGTTCAAGAAGACGCTTGTCCTCGTGACTCGGCGCGAGCAGATGCGCCTGCTCCACGAGCGTCTGGCCGTGGCGATCGACGCCGACCCGCGGCATCCGCTGCGATCGACCGACGTCGGTTTCATCGACGGCACCGGCAATTCGCTGTCGTTGGACAATGAGGATTTCCTGGCGGTGTTCGCCGCCAAGCCTCGAGCGATCTTGATCTCCGCGCAGATGCTGCTCGAAGGGTATGACGATCCCCGCATCGACGCCGTTGTCATCACCTACAAGACCGAGAGCGTGATCAAGCTGATGCAGGCGGCGGGGCGCTGCGTGCGCTATGCGCCCGGCAAGACGGAAGCCTGGGTTGTCCAAGCGGACAATCCGACGCTGGCCTATCGGTTCGACCAGCGCTGGCTCTATCAGGAGATCGACGACCGCCTACTTCCCGAACTGCGCGACTGCGATTTCGCCGACAAGGGTGAGTTGCTGACGCTCGGCGCCGAACTCTTGGCGGCGCACCATGTTGAGGCCCGGGCCCGGGCGGACGCGATGGATACCTTGGCGGCGAGCGATCCGGCCCATCCGCCCCGGCTCATGTTCTATGGCCTCCCTTATTTCGGCGCGCCGGAGGATTTCGAGCAGAATGCCGCGTGGGGCGTGTTCGTCGAGACAAGCGAGAATTCCGCGGTGTTTAGGGCGGTTTATAACCGTTTCAGCCAGATGGGGGCGGAGCGATCGGATCCCAGCGAATTTCTGGACGTGGTCGGCCCAAGTCTCGGAATGCCGCAGGGGGACCAGCGCTTCAGGCGCCAGATGATGGGCGTGCTGACCGCCGCCTACTTTGCGCATGAGGAACTAACGCGCGCGCCGGGCGCGGCGCAAGGCAGTCGCGGGTACAAGCCCAACCATAGTACGACCTGGCTGCGCTACGTGACATTGCGTTATCGTCCGGCACTGCCGTTGGCGCTGTCGAATTTCCTCGCCGACTGCCATAACCGCGGCGAGGTCGAGCGCAGCTATGTTGTCGATCCTGAGCGCTATGCGATGGCGATCAAGACATCGCTCCCGTTCGGCGGCAGCGAGGCCGTTCTGCTCACCGCCGACGTGACGGCGGAATTGATCGACTGGCTTGAGCAGATCCGCGCCGCGCTGCGGCTCGTCGAGCCATCGGAGCAGCTGGCGCAATTCTCGATGATGGCAGCGCGGCTTGTTCAGCCGCGCCTGCCGCTCACTCATCTGGCCCGAGCCGATCGCCTGCTGTCGGACGATGGACGGGCGCAGTTCAGTCTTGATCTTACCCCGAATACGAAGGAGCCCCGCCCGTGA
- a CDS encoding GIY-YIG nuclease family protein → MIWQEFSHSSLALIEAAEAARASLAQRCTIPPSPSRGPAPTTIDVTRVPRREAAFVYVARLLGFRTEQGKILLKVGFSGDPRRRSAELNAAFPTIVPLRWRMIRQWQMQDLMQAYRCEQAILTWAERRQFSCGGEFLLIAETDVQICEGYCQQVVGKARSVTDSPTNVGKSEVVRRQRPRRSKAAGRSTGKKKVKRIRRAGRRVELPSQR, encoded by the coding sequence ATGATCTGGCAAGAATTCAGCCATTCGTCACTGGCTCTGATCGAAGCGGCGGAAGCGGCCCGCGCCAGCCTTGCTCAGCGCTGCACCATACCGCCTTCGCCGTCGCGAGGGCCTGCTCCTACGACCATCGACGTCACGCGAGTGCCCCGCCGCGAAGCGGCTTTCGTCTACGTTGCGCGACTTCTCGGCTTCCGAACCGAGCAAGGGAAGATCCTGCTGAAAGTCGGTTTCAGCGGCGATCCTCGCCGCCGTTCGGCGGAGCTGAACGCCGCGTTCCCGACAATCGTGCCGCTTCGTTGGCGGATGATACGGCAATGGCAAATGCAGGATCTCATGCAGGCATATCGCTGTGAGCAGGCGATCCTGACCTGGGCGGAACGTCGGCAATTCTCCTGCGGCGGCGAATTCCTCCTTATCGCAGAAACTGACGTCCAGATTTGCGAGGGCTACTGCCAACAGGTGGTCGGCAAAGCGCGTAGCGTAACAGACTCTCCCACCAATGTCGGCAAATCCGAAGTGGTGCGACGGCAACGACCACGGCGTTCCAAGGCGGCGGGAAGGTCCACGGGGAAGAAGAAAGTTAAGCGAATTCGGCGCGCGGGGCGCCGCGTCGAACTACCTTCCCAACGCTAG
- a CDS encoding DUF2971 domain-containing protein, whose translation MKLHSDVIRRYTSLSSVVDILRRQQLPLLNPESWDDRNDRYFMGLYKEARQLGGLYALCAAQCAETYHHWKVFTGGADGACLEIKREPFEALLSKLQHVRFKTVDYLVLEKVDRLRPQDLANLPFCKRYGFTDEIEYRVIAETAEPQQPVLRIDFPLELIGRIELSPWLPDAVAQSVQAVLSSIVADHAIEIRRSRLIDNDRWKRAGDRVVGKKARAVHLKPSSSRKAEK comes from the coding sequence ATGAAGCTGCATTCAGACGTAATCCGACGCTATACGTCGTTGTCGAGCGTGGTTGATATCCTGCGCCGACAGCAGCTGCCGCTCCTGAATCCCGAAAGCTGGGATGATCGCAACGATCGTTATTTTATGGGCCTCTACAAGGAGGCACGCCAGCTCGGCGGGCTTTATGCACTTTGCGCTGCCCAATGCGCAGAAACATATCACCATTGGAAAGTTTTTACAGGCGGCGCGGATGGGGCCTGTCTAGAGATAAAGCGGGAACCATTTGAGGCGCTGTTGTCCAAGCTCCAGCATGTGCGATTCAAGACGGTAGACTATCTCGTCCTGGAAAAGGTCGATCGGCTTCGGCCACAGGACCTCGCCAATCTTCCCTTCTGCAAGCGATATGGGTTCACGGACGAGATCGAATATCGCGTCATCGCCGAAACCGCAGAGCCGCAGCAGCCGGTGCTCAGAATCGACTTTCCGCTCGAGCTCATTGGCCGGATCGAACTTAGCCCATGGTTGCCCGATGCGGTCGCCCAAAGTGTGCAGGCAGTGCTTTCATCCATCGTGGCGGACCACGCGATCGAGATCAGGCGCTCGCGCCTGATCGACAATGATCGCTGGAAAAGGGCCGGCGATCGTGTGGTGGGCAAGAAGGCGCGGGCGGTCCACCTCAAACCCAGCTCTTCCCGTAAAGCAGAGAAGTAG
- a CDS encoding nucleotidyl transferase AbiEii/AbiGii toxin family protein, producing MNPNYDAILSADQDTRAGLFTATAQRLGTTPQNAEKDFWVCWTLDALFNGLPEGPRLLFKGGTSLSKGFGLIRRFSEDIDVTVFRDDLGEAASVDELQALSRKKRDAALDAIKTACEAYINGPLLEQLSSIAAATAERMALPADWLRITPHDGDSQTLLVLYPAATPADGYIDKAVKIESGAKSALDPNAVHSIRPYVHDDAPDLDLTVPNVTIVDAERTFWDKVVILHGLRRWFDIRGELRGGGHRVSRHYYDIHMLMASDVGQKALANPALGADCVAHARMFFNRPDFDLASAVAPSFTLCPEGAMYDDLRRDYAAMSTMIFGVAPDFDAVIESIAALQSKLNEASPQD from the coding sequence ATGAACCCAAATTATGATGCAATCCTGTCCGCGGATCAGGATACCCGCGCGGGTCTCTTTACCGCGACCGCGCAGCGCCTCGGCACAACGCCGCAGAACGCCGAGAAGGACTTCTGGGTCTGCTGGACGCTCGATGCGCTCTTCAACGGACTTCCCGAAGGCCCGAGGCTGCTGTTCAAGGGCGGCACGTCGCTGTCAAAGGGATTTGGCCTCATCCGCCGCTTCTCCGAGGACATCGACGTCACGGTCTTCCGCGACGATCTCGGCGAAGCTGCCAGCGTCGATGAGCTGCAGGCGCTGAGCCGCAAAAAGCGCGATGCCGCGCTCGATGCGATCAAGACGGCCTGCGAAGCCTATATCAACGGGCCGCTTCTGGAGCAGCTGTCCTCGATCGCCGCAGCGACCGCCGAGCGGATGGCACTGCCCGCGGACTGGCTCCGTATCACACCGCATGATGGCGACAGCCAGACGCTGCTGGTCCTCTATCCGGCCGCGACACCTGCCGACGGCTATATCGACAAGGCAGTGAAGATTGAGTCCGGTGCCAAATCCGCGCTCGATCCAAACGCGGTCCATTCCATCCGTCCCTATGTCCACGACGATGCCCCCGACCTCGACCTGACCGTGCCGAACGTCACCATCGTCGATGCCGAGCGAACCTTCTGGGACAAGGTCGTAATTCTGCACGGGCTGCGCCGCTGGTTCGATATCCGCGGCGAACTGCGCGGCGGCGGCCACCGCGTGTCGCGCCATTATTACGACATCCACATGCTCATGGCATCGGACGTAGGCCAGAAGGCGCTGGCAAACCCCGCGCTCGGCGCCGATTGCGTCGCGCACGCTCGCATGTTCTTCAATCGGCCGGACTTCGACCTAGCATCTGCGGTAGCCCCGAGCTTCACGTTGTGCCCCGAAGGAGCGATGTATGACGACCTGCGCCGCGACTATGCGGCGATGAGCACCATGATCTTCGGCGTCGCACCCGATTTTGACGCCGTGATCGAAAGTATCGCAGCGCTGCAATCGAAGCTGAATGAGGCGTCCCCGCAAGACTGA
- a CDS encoding DUF6088 family protein — MNETADLKTRILQRISAGAPRSVWTAADFLDLATRDAIDKALQRLVATGTLRRVDRGLYDRPDFNSLTKAPNPADPRQVVEAIARRDQIRVLVDGMTAANDLGLTNAVPAKIVVHTDSRLKPVHLGNLEISFRPTAASKLFWAGRPAMRIVQALHWLRDTAADADEDRSIRHRLQQLLWREPDGARLRKDLHDGMSALPAWMQDYLRTILTAEPKAA, encoded by the coding sequence ATGAATGAGACCGCTGATCTGAAGACCCGCATCCTGCAGCGGATCAGTGCCGGTGCACCACGCAGCGTATGGACGGCGGCGGACTTTCTCGACCTCGCTACGCGCGATGCCATTGACAAGGCCCTCCAGCGTCTGGTCGCCACCGGCACGCTCCGGAGGGTCGACCGAGGCCTATATGATAGGCCGGATTTCAACAGCCTCACCAAGGCGCCGAATCCTGCCGATCCTCGCCAAGTGGTCGAGGCGATCGCCCGTCGCGATCAAATTCGCGTCCTGGTCGACGGCATGACTGCCGCCAACGATCTTGGTCTCACCAACGCGGTCCCCGCCAAGATTGTCGTCCACACTGATTCCCGACTGAAGCCCGTCCATCTCGGCAATCTCGAAATCAGCTTCCGGCCCACGGCCGCCAGCAAACTCTTCTGGGCCGGTCGCCCGGCCATGCGGATCGTCCAGGCACTCCACTGGTTGCGCGACACTGCGGCCGACGCCGACGAGGACCGCTCTATCCGCCATCGGCTCCAGCAGCTTCTCTGGCGCGAGCCGGATGGCGCGCGGCTACGCAAGGATCTACACGACGGCATGTCGGCATTGCCGGCCTGGATGCAGGACTATCTGAGAACGATCCTCACCGCCGAGCCCAAAGCCGCATGA
- a CDS encoding spinster family MFS transporter produces MKVDETAGAEPEPYPYWMMFILLLVALSCFIDRVIVAALGPAIKADLGISDAQFGLLTGLAFALLYTTAGIPVARLADRRKRVPLLAIATTIWSLTTMLSAYAANYWQLLLLRLGVGIGESAASPCTVSMVSDRFPRNKRATALAVVALGASFGSLIGGFGGGWLGETFGWRNTFLIVGAPGMLLALLILTVKEPVRGRFDDPASMAREAPRFMAMLRILRAKRTFLHLGMACGLTSFVNFGILLFLPMYFGRAYEMSMTQAGLLFGIVTAVSNGTGTLLGGMGADWAGKRDERWYAWLPAICLACAAPLYMIGLSMPNWQTAMPLVVIGATLAFTFYAPTFGAVQNMVEPRMRGTASAIIIFFQNLVGMGIGPLFVGFLSDTFAARMFAGDYAAQCHGSTAQTAAQTAADCAAAGTLGIRYAMVICACFAFWAAFHYWKASRTLKDDMI; encoded by the coding sequence ATGAAGGTTGATGAAACAGCTGGGGCCGAGCCGGAGCCTTACCCCTACTGGATGATGTTCATCCTGCTGCTGGTCGCATTGTCCTGCTTCATCGATCGCGTGATCGTGGCCGCGCTCGGGCCGGCCATCAAGGCCGATCTGGGCATCAGCGATGCGCAGTTCGGGCTGCTCACCGGGCTTGCCTTTGCGTTGCTTTACACGACGGCCGGGATCCCGGTGGCCCGGCTGGCGGATCGGCGCAAGCGTGTCCCGCTGCTCGCCATCGCGACCACCATCTGGTCGCTGACGACCATGCTGAGCGCCTATGCCGCCAATTACTGGCAGCTGCTGCTGCTCCGGCTCGGCGTCGGCATCGGCGAGTCGGCGGCCAGCCCCTGCACCGTCTCGATGGTGTCGGATCGCTTCCCGCGCAACAAAAGGGCCACGGCCCTCGCCGTGGTGGCGCTCGGCGCCTCCTTCGGCTCGCTCATCGGCGGCTTTGGCGGGGGGTGGCTTGGAGAGACATTCGGCTGGCGAAACACCTTCCTCATCGTGGGCGCGCCCGGTATGCTGCTCGCCCTGCTCATCCTGACGGTCAAGGAACCGGTCCGCGGCCGGTTCGATGATCCCGCCAGCATGGCGCGTGAAGCGCCCCGCTTCATGGCGATGCTGCGCATCCTGCGGGCCAAGCGCACATTCCTGCATCTGGGCATGGCCTGCGGCCTCACCAGCTTCGTGAATTTCGGCATCCTGCTGTTCCTGCCGATGTATTTTGGCCGGGCCTATGAGATGAGCATGACGCAGGCCGGCCTTCTCTTCGGGATCGTCACGGCCGTCTCCAACGGGACCGGCACGCTCCTCGGCGGCATGGGTGCGGATTGGGCGGGCAAGCGGGACGAGCGCTGGTATGCCTGGCTGCCGGCCATCTGCCTTGCATGCGCCGCGCCGCTCTACATGATCGGCCTCTCCATGCCCAACTGGCAGACCGCCATGCCGCTCGTCGTCATTGGCGCGACACTGGCCTTCACATTCTACGCACCCACCTTCGGCGCGGTGCAGAACATGGTCGAGCCGCGCATGCGCGGCACGGCGTCCGCCATCATCATCTTCTTCCAGAACCTCGTCGGCATGGGCATCGGCCCGCTCTTCGTCGGCTTCCTCAGCGATACGTTCGCGGCACGGATGTTCGCGGGCGATTACGCCGCGCAATGCCACGGCAGCACGGCCCAGACCGCGGCCCAGACCGCAGCGGACTGCGCGGCGGCCGGCACGCTCGGCATCCGCTACGCCATGGTGATCTGCGCCTGCTTCGCCTTCTGGGCGGCCTTCCACTACTGGAAAGCATCGCGCACGCTCAAGGACGACATGATCTAG
- a CDS encoding nuclear transport factor 2 family protein, with protein MIEDFDDIAVRDRLMIADRMARYSWAIDSGDLAAYLDCFTEDGILRHPLRDGSPGVFEGHEGIKSFIGGSMGQRATQTYGHQHQFNATCLSREGEDIRVAAYCMIFRHEFHRQYWPRGASWRMGTWHALFRSAGKSWRIADLDVRMWTDTALGAGTALVDRGPGMPGTKD; from the coding sequence ATGATCGAGGATTTCGACGACATCGCCGTGCGCGACCGGCTTATGATCGCCGATCGCATGGCCCGCTATTCCTGGGCGATCGACTCGGGCGATCTGGCGGCTTATCTCGATTGCTTCACCGAAGACGGCATCCTGCGTCACCCCTTGCGGGACGGCAGCCCGGGCGTCTTCGAAGGCCATGAAGGCATCAAGTCCTTCATCGGCGGCAGCATGGGCCAGCGGGCCACGCAGACCTATGGCCACCAGCACCAGTTCAATGCCACCTGCCTCAGCCGTGAGGGAGAAGACATCCGGGTGGCGGCCTACTGCATGATTTTCCGCCATGAATTCCACCGGCAATACTGGCCGCGCGGCGCATCCTGGCGCATGGGCACATGGCATGCGCTGTTCCGGTCCGCCGGGAAGAGCTGGCGAATCGCCGATCTGGACGTCCGCATGTGGACGGACACGGCGCTGGGTGCCGGGACGGCGCTTGTCGATCGCGGACCGGGAATGCCCGGCACGAAGGACTGA
- a CDS encoding TonB-dependent receptor: MICRSYPKRRAIRGASLLVLSMLATAAHGQQAETPAPQDDRNADIIVTAQFRSTNLQDTPLAITALTGEQLADRSFNNIADVGRAAPSVTLRLASSGYGKSTQAYIRGIGQTDFNFALEPAVGFYVDDVYHASLFGTSFDLLDLERIEILRGPQGTLFGKNSIGGAVRLISQKPRDRFEASIEGTYGSYDRIDLRGMVNIPLVAEQLALRLSFASKERDGYVDRVDFACAYPQLAGNLTPTVSQHGNSCKLGTLGGESVRAGRAALRWTPSSDIEVNLAAEIIRDNSEGAADSLIYINTAATALVNHNNNRLIPAYGIPYDGRFIVDPYVSFASYDSKFLGREVPAVNTVHSESYSGDIAWNITENVQFKSITAYQKFNGRFTQNANNAPLPVALTDNIAGFEQFTQEFRVVGTSFNDMLDWAAGVFYFEGDSTLGGGAYLAASNIGFDQNDSTHAKNRSAFAHGTLHLTEQFSLTAGLRYTKESKSYRFDRVNVPAGTPFFAGGAFTSPEAEMDRVDYKIGLDYQLTDRVMVYGQFSTGFKGGGINPRPFTPAAAVPFGPETLNAYEIGLKSDLFDRLVRLNLAAYHSDYSNLQLSANGFDNNGAPSIVIANAGSARINGVEAEMEIRPARGLQIDMSASYTDFKIKDLGAAAGVSGGPTLDSKAPGVPEWKYNAGIQYRAELGNGGSLTPRFDVYYQSRLFNEWTNNPRAAEDGYALANARLTYNAPDEEWYAALSVTNLFDQFYYVNRFIQSGTYIFTGQPSRPREWAVTVGRRF; this comes from the coding sequence ATGATCTGTCGGTCTTATCCGAAACGCCGCGCCATCCGGGGTGCCTCTTTGCTCGTGCTGAGCATGCTCGCCACGGCAGCGCATGGCCAGCAGGCTGAAACGCCAGCGCCGCAGGACGACCGCAATGCCGACATCATCGTGACGGCACAGTTCCGGTCCACCAACCTGCAGGACACGCCGCTGGCAATCACCGCGCTAACCGGCGAGCAGCTTGCCGATCGCAGCTTCAACAACATCGCGGACGTGGGCAGGGCCGCGCCGAGCGTCACCTTGCGCCTCGCCAGTTCGGGCTACGGCAAGTCCACCCAGGCCTATATTCGCGGCATCGGCCAGACCGATTTCAACTTCGCGCTCGAGCCGGCCGTGGGCTTCTATGTGGATGACGTCTACCATGCGTCGCTGTTCGGCACGTCCTTCGACCTGCTCGACCTCGAACGGATCGAGATCCTTCGCGGACCGCAGGGCACATTGTTCGGAAAGAACTCGATCGGCGGCGCCGTCCGCCTGATTTCGCAGAAGCCCCGGGATCGCTTCGAGGCGTCCATCGAGGGCACTTATGGCAGCTATGACCGGATCGATCTGCGCGGCATGGTGAACATCCCGCTGGTTGCGGAGCAACTGGCGCTGCGCCTCTCCTTCGCATCCAAGGAACGCGATGGTTATGTCGACCGGGTCGACTTCGCCTGCGCCTATCCGCAGCTCGCGGGCAATCTCACCCCCACGGTCTCGCAGCATGGCAACAGCTGCAAGCTCGGCACGCTGGGCGGCGAGAGTGTTCGCGCGGGCCGGGCGGCCCTGCGCTGGACGCCATCATCGGACATCGAGGTCAATCTGGCCGCCGAGATCATCCGCGACAATTCGGAAGGCGCGGCGGACTCGCTCATCTACATCAATACCGCTGCGACCGCGCTGGTGAATCACAACAATAATCGGCTGATTCCCGCTTATGGCATTCCCTATGACGGGCGCTTCATCGTCGATCCCTATGTGTCCTTCGCGTCCTATGACAGCAAGTTCCTGGGGCGCGAGGTGCCGGCCGTGAACACGGTGCATTCCGAGAGCTATTCCGGCGACATCGCCTGGAACATCACGGAGAATGTCCAGTTCAAGTCGATTACCGCTTATCAGAAGTTCAATGGCCGCTTCACGCAGAACGCCAACAACGCGCCGCTGCCTGTCGCCCTGACCGACAATATCGCCGGCTTCGAGCAGTTTACACAGGAATTCCGAGTGGTGGGCACGTCCTTCAATGACATGCTCGACTGGGCCGCCGGCGTATTCTACTTCGAGGGCGACAGCACGCTGGGCGGCGGCGCCTATCTGGCCGCCTCGAACATCGGGTTCGATCAGAACGACAGCACCCATGCGAAGAACCGCTCCGCCTTCGCGCATGGCACGCTGCACCTGACCGAGCAGTTCTCGCTCACCGCCGGCCTGCGCTACACCAAGGAATCCAAGTCCTATCGCTTCGACCGGGTGAACGTTCCGGCGGGCACGCCCTTCTTCGCCGGCGGCGCCTTCACGTCGCCCGAAGCCGAGATGGATCGGGTGGATTACAAGATCGGCCTCGATTACCAGCTTACCGACCGGGTGATGGTCTATGGCCAGTTCTCGACCGGCTTCAAGGGCGGCGGCATCAATCCGCGCCCCTTCACGCCGGCAGCCGCCGTGCCGTTCGGTCCAGAAACACTGAACGCCTATGAAATCGGCCTCAAGAGCGACCTGTTCGACCGGCTGGTGCGGCTCAACCTGGCGGCTTATCACAGCGATTATTCGAACCTGCAGCTGAGCGCGAACGGCTTCGACAATAATGGCGCGCCGAGCATCGTCATCGCCAATGCCGGCAGTGCCCGCATCAACGGCGTGGAAGCCGAGATGGAAATCCGCCCGGCCCGCGGGCTCCAGATCGACATGTCGGCCAGCTATACCGACTTCAAGATCAAGGATCTGGGGGCGGCGGCCGGCGTATCGGGCGGACCGACGCTGGACAGCAAGGCGCCGGGCGTCCCGGAATGGAAGTATAATGCCGGCATCCAGTATCGCGCCGAACTGGGCAATGGTGGAAGCCTGACGCCGCGCTTCGACGTCTATTACCAGTCCCGGCTGTTCAACGAGTGGACCAACAATCCGCGCGCAGCGGAAGATGGCTATGCGCTTGCCAATGCCCGCCTGACTTACAATGCGCCGGACGAGGAATGGTATGCCGCGCTCTCGGTGACCAACCTCTTCGACCAGTTCTATTATGTGAACCGGTTCATCCAGTCGGGCACCTACATCTTCACCGGCCAGCCCAGCAGGCCGCGCGAATGGGCGGTGACTGTCGGCCGCCGCTTCTGA
- a CDS encoding nuclear transport factor 2 family protein translates to MELAEELSLAELAEEVARLQHRLGVMEDIQAVRTLQFKYGYYMDKGLYDEVVDLFAQDGQLHFMGGIFRGKAGLKRLYCDRLRNNFTDGNNGPVYGLLAEHLQLQDIVDIAPDRQSARGRFRAFMQGGSHATKEKINPRLPLQWWEAGVYENSYVKEDGVWKIAVLDYHMFWQADYETGWAHSKPYAGHFFQKVFPDDPGGPDELTDREPNFWPETPIVDFHYPHPVSGETWSGDRPDGRRPR, encoded by the coding sequence ATGGAATTGGCAGAGGAACTCTCGCTGGCCGAACTGGCCGAGGAAGTCGCCCGGCTGCAACACCGGCTCGGCGTGATGGAAGACATCCAGGCCGTACGGACGCTCCAGTTCAAATATGGCTACTATATGGACAAGGGCCTCTATGACGAGGTCGTGGATCTGTTCGCGCAGGACGGGCAGTTGCACTTCATGGGCGGCATCTTCCGCGGCAAGGCCGGGCTGAAGCGCCTCTACTGCGATCGCCTGCGCAACAATTTCACCGATGGAAACAATGGACCGGTCTACGGCCTGCTGGCCGAGCATCTGCAATTGCAGGACATTGTCGACATCGCGCCGGATCGGCAAAGCGCCCGGGGCCGCTTCCGGGCCTTCATGCAGGGCGGCAGCCATGCGACGAAAGAGAAGATCAATCCGCGCCTGCCGCTGCAATGGTGGGAAGCCGGCGTCTATGAGAACAGCTATGTGAAGGAAGACGGCGTCTGGAAGATCGCGGTGCTCGATTATCACATGTTCTGGCAGGCCGACTATGAAACGGGCTGGGCGCACAGCAAGCCTTATGCGGGCCATTTCTTCCAGAAAGTGTTTCCCGACGACCCGGGCGGGCCAGACGAACTCACTGACCGGGAGCCGAATTTCTGGCCGGAAACCCCGATCGTCGACTTTCATTATCCGCATCCGGTCAGCGGAGAGACCTGGTCGGGAGATCGGCCTGACGGGCGGCGACCGCGCTGA